The Nitrospirota bacterium genome includes a region encoding these proteins:
- a CDS encoding glycosyltransferase, which yields MKTEKADILVGIASFNNAGTIGHVVKAVDAGLVKYFPDKKAIIVNSDGGSRDGTPDIVKTATHDQAAIFLSHPVYPAHRISIPYNGIPGKGSAFRAIFRKAVEMKAEACCVVDADLRSITPEWVELLLSPVIQNGFDFVAPLYNRHKYDGTITNSIVYPLTRALYGRRIRQPIGGEFGFSGRMADFYMSQEVWESHVARFGVDIWMTTEAIAGDYKVCQTFLGAKIHDPKDPGSDLADMLLQVVATLFALTEKHYDKWKDEKGSSEVPTLGFRYQVGLESVKVNAEKMLNIFRAGQENLRDIWLKIIGQGDFGEIERLSRLPDASFKFPDGLWAKVVYDFIIAYHRKVMAPEHLIRSLVPLYLGKTASFVLEVENMEQEGAEACIEKLCQEFENNKDYLISNWK from the coding sequence ATGAAAACTGAGAAGGCGGACATCCTCGTCGGGATCGCAAGTTTTAATAACGCAGGTACAATAGGTCATGTGGTGAAGGCCGTGGATGCAGGGCTTGTGAAATATTTCCCGGATAAAAAGGCGATTATCGTCAATTCCGATGGAGGATCCAGGGACGGGACGCCGGATATTGTGAAGACTGCCACCCATGACCAAGCCGCGATCTTTCTATCCCACCCTGTATACCCGGCCCACAGGATCAGCATTCCCTACAACGGGATCCCAGGGAAAGGGAGCGCCTTCAGGGCCATTTTCCGCAAGGCTGTCGAGATGAAGGCTGAGGCATGTTGCGTGGTGGATGCTGATTTACGCAGCATAACGCCTGAATGGGTGGAGCTTCTTTTGTCCCCTGTAATTCAAAATGGATTTGACTTTGTAGCCCCACTCTACAACAGGCATAAATATGATGGAACGATTACTAACTCAATCGTCTATCCTCTAACAAGGGCCCTCTATGGCAGGAGGATCAGGCAGCCAATAGGAGGTGAGTTTGGATTTTCAGGAAGAATGGCTGATTTTTACATGTCTCAGGAGGTATGGGAAAGTCATGTGGCCCGCTTTGGTGTTGATATATGGATGACAACAGAGGCGATTGCCGGTGATTATAAAGTCTGTCAGACCTTTCTGGGGGCAAAGATCCACGACCCTAAGGATCCGGGTTCAGACCTTGCGGATATGCTGCTGCAGGTGGTTGCTACCCTGTTTGCCCTGACAGAGAAACACTATGACAAGTGGAAGGATGAAAAGGGATCGTCAGAGGTTCCGACTTTAGGCTTCAGATATCAGGTCGGACTTGAATCCGTAAAGGTGAATGCAGAGAAGATGCTTAACATATTCAGGGCAGGGCAGGAAAATCTTCGGGATATATGGTTGAAGATAATAGGACAGGGGGATTTTGGTGAGATAGAACGTCTCAGTCGTCTTCCTGACGCGTCATTTAAATTTCCTGATGGATTATGGGCAAAGGTTGTATATGACTTTATCATTGCGTATCATAGAAAGGTGATGGCGCCGGAACACCTTATCAGGTCGCTTGTACCATTATATCTTGGAAAAACTGCATCATTTGTGCTTGAAGTGGAAAACATGGAACAGGAAGGTGCGGAGGCCTGCATAGAGAAATTGTGTCAGGAGTTTGAAAATAACAAAGATTATCTTATAAGTAACTGGAAATGA
- a CDS encoding glycosyl transferase, whose product MADFYQTDLIITLHRLGSPGLERIESELREFSRQRPIALVLPALVTEFQRDAIKGIIAELKKVRYLSEIILVLGRASDKEFSYVREFMSQLPCEVRIIHNEGKRVKEIYATLERNNVSAGEDGKGRSAWFAYGYILANAQSEVIALHDCDIVTYNREMLARLCYPVANPNIDVVFCKGFYSRITDKMHGRVTRLLMTPLIRAMQKLVGPNPFLLFLDSFRYPLAGEFAMITDMARTNRIPWDWGLEVGVLSEVFRNYSPHRVCQVDIADNYEHKHQILSADDAQKGLMRMSVDICKSMFRFLAAEGIVMSDSFFKSLQVAYIRLAEDTMVKYEADAAINGLIFDRHAEAGAAEAFANAIRIASEAYSENPMAAPLIPNWNRVTSAIPGILDMLKKAVDEDNR is encoded by the coding sequence ATGGCGGATTTCTATCAGACTGATTTAATAATTACATTGCACAGGCTTGGAAGTCCGGGGCTGGAAAGGATTGAGTCTGAACTCAGGGAATTTTCCAGACAGCGTCCCATTGCGCTGGTGCTCCCTGCGCTCGTTACTGAGTTTCAGAGAGATGCTATCAAAGGTATAATTGCAGAGTTAAAAAAGGTCAGATACCTCAGTGAGATTATCCTGGTTCTTGGCAGGGCAAGTGACAAGGAATTCAGTTATGTCCGGGAGTTCATGTCCCAGCTTCCATGTGAAGTCAGGATTATTCATAATGAGGGTAAAAGGGTTAAGGAGATTTATGCCACACTCGAGAGAAATAATGTCTCGGCGGGCGAGGATGGGAAAGGACGCTCTGCATGGTTTGCCTATGGATACATATTAGCCAATGCACAATCTGAAGTCATTGCGCTGCACGATTGTGACATAGTTACATACAACCGGGAGATGCTCGCCAGATTATGCTATCCGGTTGCCAATCCTAATATAGACGTAGTGTTTTGCAAAGGCTTCTACAGCAGAATTACCGACAAGATGCACGGAAGGGTGACGCGCCTCTTAATGACTCCGCTCATCAGGGCCATGCAAAAACTTGTGGGGCCGAATCCATTCCTTCTTTTTCTGGACAGCTTCAGATATCCGCTTGCCGGGGAATTTGCAATGATAACTGATATGGCAAGGACTAACAGGATACCGTGGGATTGGGGGCTCGAGGTTGGCGTGCTGTCAGAGGTCTTCCGGAATTATTCACCGCACCGTGTCTGCCAGGTTGATATAGCGGATAACTATGAGCATAAGCATCAAATACTTTCCGCTGATGATGCCCAAAAAGGATTGATGAGGATGTCTGTGGACATTTGCAAGTCCATGTTCAGATTCCTTGCTGCAGAGGGGATTGTCATGTCAGACAGTTTTTTTAAATCGCTTCAGGTGGCATACATCAGACTTGCAGAGGATACCATGGTAAAATACGAGGCGGATGCAGCGATAAATGGACTCATATTTGACAGGCATGCGGAGGCAGGCGCTGCAGAGGCATTTGCAAACGCTATAAGGATAGCTTCTGAGGCATATTCAGAAAACCCTATGGCCGCCCCGCTGATCCCAAACTGGAACAGGGTTACATCAGCCATACCTGGAATTCTTGATATGCTGAAGAAGGCTGTAGACGAGGACAACAGATAA